Proteins found in one Streptomyces sp. CB09001 genomic segment:
- a CDS encoding TetR/AcrR family transcriptional regulator: MSPRRSAAEAQATRGRILGRAAEIASEEGLDGITIGRLAEELEMSKSGVHKHFGTKETLQISTLDKAFVDFWHRVVEPVLGEPPGLRRLRAVCANSVGYLEEPLLPGGCLMTAALSEYDGRPGRVRDAVAEVWSRWREQLRADLATAVDDGELPAGFDVDQALFEIVAAGLALNAAMQLQHDRTAADRARRAIERALDQS, translated from the coding sequence ATGTCACCACGTCGCTCAGCGGCCGAAGCGCAGGCCACCCGGGGCCGGATCCTCGGCCGTGCCGCCGAGATCGCCTCCGAGGAAGGGCTGGACGGCATCACCATCGGCCGGCTCGCCGAGGAGCTGGAGATGAGCAAGTCCGGGGTGCACAAGCACTTCGGCACCAAGGAGACGCTGCAGATCTCCACGCTGGACAAGGCGTTCGTGGACTTCTGGCACCGCGTGGTCGAGCCGGTGCTGGGCGAGCCGCCGGGCCTGCGGCGGCTGCGCGCGGTGTGCGCCAACTCCGTGGGCTACCTGGAAGAACCGCTGCTGCCCGGCGGCTGCCTGATGACCGCGGCACTCTCCGAGTACGACGGCCGCCCCGGCCGGGTCCGCGACGCCGTGGCGGAGGTGTGGTCGCGCTGGCGGGAGCAGCTGCGGGCGGACCTGGCCACGGCGGTGGACGACGGCGAGTTGCCCGCAGGCTTCGACGTCGACCAGGCGCTGTTCGAGATCGTCGCGGCCGGGCTGGCGCTCAACGCGGCCATGCAGCTCCAGCACGACCGGACGGCCGCGGACCGGGCCCGCCGCGCGATCGAACGGGCCCTGGACCAGTCCTGA
- a CDS encoding helix-turn-helix transcriptional regulator: MAQRKDIDGSTSVPTFYGKELRYQRERAGLSLEALVEGSFYGKSHLSDIERGERRMPLDLARHADQVLGTDGFFERRCEDVRKARRGGHAEYFVDVAEMEKRAQEIEEWDPTLIPGPLQLAPYIRAVVLAAHPSDSEETVAGKIEARRSRAWLFEDRQAPESWLVLHESVLRQPIIPPDTMADQLAHIAEVARERRTVPQILPLNSGAHPFMMGTTRFMTFADAPPVMYTEGMYSGQLVDDPGLVRQYAKAYGRLRAAALPPEPSLKLIEQAAEDYRNGKYPERFLGGMA; encoded by the coding sequence GTGGCACAGCGCAAGGACATCGACGGTTCGACGAGCGTCCCGACCTTCTACGGCAAGGAGTTGAGGTACCAGCGGGAGCGGGCCGGACTGTCGCTGGAGGCGCTGGTCGAGGGCAGCTTCTACGGCAAGTCGCACCTGAGCGACATCGAACGCGGCGAGCGGCGCATGCCGTTGGACCTGGCCCGGCACGCGGACCAGGTGCTGGGGACGGACGGGTTCTTCGAGCGGCGCTGCGAGGATGTGCGGAAGGCGCGGCGGGGAGGCCATGCCGAGTACTTCGTGGACGTCGCGGAGATGGAGAAGCGCGCGCAGGAGATCGAGGAGTGGGACCCGACGCTCATCCCGGGGCCACTACAACTGGCGCCGTACATCAGGGCTGTCGTGCTGGCCGCTCACCCATCGGACTCGGAGGAGACGGTGGCCGGGAAAATCGAGGCGCGGCGATCACGAGCGTGGCTCTTCGAGGACCGGCAGGCACCCGAAAGTTGGCTCGTGCTGCACGAGTCGGTTCTGCGGCAACCGATCATTCCGCCCGACACGATGGCCGACCAGCTCGCTCATATCGCCGAGGTGGCACGCGAGCGCCGGACCGTTCCGCAGATCCTTCCGCTGAATTCAGGCGCCCACCCCTTCATGATGGGCACGACAAGGTTCATGACCTTTGCCGATGCCCCGCCGGTCATGTACACGGAGGGGATGTACAGCGGGCAATTGGTCGATGATCCGGGGCTCGTGAGGCAGTATGCGAAGGCGTACGGTCGTCTCAGGGCCGCAGCGCTTCCTCCCGAACCGTCCCTCAAGCTCATTGAGCAAGCAGCAGAGGACTACCGAAATGGCAAGTACCCGGAGCGTTTCCTGGGTGGCATGGCGTAA
- a CDS encoding DUF397 domain-containing protein, giving the protein MASTRSVSWVAWRKSSYSNGDGGHCVEVADGIPGLVPVRDSKVSPDDDGNGPVLLLTARAWAPFVTALSRGTLTA; this is encoded by the coding sequence ATGGCAAGTACCCGGAGCGTTTCCTGGGTGGCATGGCGTAAGAGCAGCTACAGCAACGGTGACGGCGGCCACTGCGTCGAGGTCGCCGACGGCATCCCCGGCCTCGTCCCCGTCCGGGACTCCAAGGTCTCCCCCGACGACGACGGGAACGGCCCCGTCCTCCTCCTCACCGCCCGCGCCTGGGCACCCTTCGTCACCGCGCTGAGCCGGGGCACGCTCACGGCGTGA
- a CDS encoding ATP-binding protein: protein MTTWELSLLATPEAVPEVRRLLHRYDHDVRLCVTELLTNVIDHVGAGTPATVGVAVLPTGHTRVEVTDPDPRALPLLTGPAGVADESGRGLALLDALALRWGVEQHGDRKTVWCELAGEPPLDDVRAPAAPAVRSSR from the coding sequence GTGACGACCTGGGAACTGAGCCTGCTCGCCACGCCGGAGGCCGTACCGGAGGTGCGCCGCCTTCTCCACCGTTACGACCACGACGTCCGCCTGTGCGTGACCGAGTTGCTGACGAACGTCATCGACCACGTGGGCGCGGGCACCCCCGCGACCGTCGGCGTCGCCGTACTGCCCACCGGCCACACGCGCGTGGAGGTCACCGACCCCGACCCGCGCGCCCTGCCCCTGCTCACCGGACCGGCCGGTGTCGCCGACGAGTCCGGGCGCGGCCTCGCCCTCCTCGACGCGCTGGCGCTGCGGTGGGGCGTGGAGCAGCACGGGGACCGCAAGACGGTCTGGTGCGAGCTGGCGGGAGAGCCGCCGCTCGACGACGTCCGGGCGCCCGCCGCCCCGGCGGTCCGGAGCAGTCGGTGA